The proteins below are encoded in one region of Lactuca sativa cultivar Salinas chromosome 3, Lsat_Salinas_v11, whole genome shotgun sequence:
- the LOC111881583 gene encoding mitochondrial import receptor subunit TOM20, which produces MEPTQNDLERLMIFEHARITAEAAYAKNPNDVDNLTKWGGVLLELSQFGDINESKKMIKDAVSKLDEALSINPAKHEALWCLGNAYTTQGFLTPDHDEAQIQFDLAAEFFQKAVDECPGNEHYLQSLANSSKASDLHNEIHKQGGFGQSQQSLGGGSTSTTTTTTFSNSKKSSKKKSSDLKYDIFGWIFLAVGVVTLIGMAKSNVPK; this is translated from the exons ATGGAACCAACTCAAAATGATTTAGAACGACTCATGATCTTTGAACATGCTCGTATCACCGCAGAAGCTGCATACGCCAAGAACCCTAACGATGTCGAT AATTTGACAAAATGGGGTGGAGTGCTACTGGAATTATCCCAATTTGGAGACATCAACGAATCAAAGAAGATGATCAAAG ATGCTGTTTCAAAGCTGGATGAAGCTCTATCCATCAATCCTGCAAAACATGAGGCTCTATGGTGCTTAGGAAACGCTTACACCACTCAAGGATTTCTAACCCCTGATCATGATGAAGCTCAGATTCAATTCGATCTTGCAGCTGAATTCTTCCAAAAGGCAGTAgacgag TGTCCAGGAAACGAACATTATCTTCAATCGTTGGCAAACTCTTCTAAG GCATCTGATCTGCACAACGAGATCCACAAACAAGGAGGATTTGGTCAATCTCAACAGTCTTTGGGTGGAGGATCTAcatctactactactactactacattTTCAAATTCAAAG AAATCCTCAAAGAAGAAGAGCAGTGATTTAAAGTATGATATATTTGGGTGGATATTCCTTGCAGTTGGGGTTGTTACATTGATTGGAATGGCCAAATCTAACGTGccaaaataa